In Arenicella xantha, the genomic window CACTACTGGCTTGCTCCTATTTAGGGCTGGTGATACTGAAAATGGACGGGAGTTTTATACCAACGCGAGAATAGCTCTCCGCAAGGATAAGAACAGGAGAAATGAGTTTATATGTGGCCTGTATTGGGCGAGGGAAGAAGCTATAGCTGGGAATTTAGAGAGATCAGAACAGTTAATCACTGAGGCAAAAAGCGCTTATAAAGTCTACAAGGATGACAAATTGGCATCGGCTGCTCTGAAGTCCCTGGGAGAACATAAGGCCATAACCCCACAATCAGAAGCTATAATTACCCCACATTTACCCCTTAATATAGATATATTTAATTAATACGAATATAAATAATAACTTATGTTATTTTGAACGGGGATTATTAATCATATGTTGAGATGATTTGTCATCTGCTGTACTCTGATTCGGTCAGATAAACTTAGATTGATAATACAGACTCGTGGACCAGCAAGAAAATTTTCAAAGAACGAATTAGCGGGACACCCACTCAAAATAATTGCAATGCCCATTAAAACATGAGAATGTAAACTCTCATACGGAAATTAACGGAGCCATGGATGACTCTACCAAGGAAATCACTCGTTTCACTGTCTGAAACGCCCTATTACCATTGTGCCTCTCGCTGCGTGCGACGTGCGTTTTTATGTGGCGTTGATCACTACACTGGGCAGTCTTTTGAGCATCGCCGCAGCTGGTTAGAGAAAAAACTGCTCGATACAGCATCTATATTCGCGATTAAGCTCTGTTCTTATGCAGTAATGAGTAATCACTATCACGTGGTACTGCATGTGCGCCAAGACCTTGCCTCTGATTGGTCTAATAAGGAGGTAGTCACACGCTGGCATCAGCTATTCAACGGCACCCTATTCTCACAACGCTATCTGGCAGGTGAGCCGCTACTTGACGTTGAACGAGAAGCTCTGAACAAAGACATTGTTGTTTGGCGAGAACGCCTCACTGATATTTCTTGGTTTATGCGCATCGTCAATGAGTTTATTGCTCGTAAAGCCAACGCCGAAGACAAATGTACTGGCTCATTCTGGGAAAGTCGATTTAAGAGCCAAGCATTATTAGACGAGCGTGCACTCTTGTCCTGTATGGCTTACGTAGACTTAAACC contains:
- a CDS encoding transposase yields the protein MTLPRKSLVSLSETPYYHCASRCVRRAFLCGVDHYTGQSFEHRRSWLEKKLLDTASIFAIKLCSYAVMSNHYHVVLHVRQDLASDWSNKEVVTRWHQLFNGTLFSQRYLAGEPLLDVEREALNKDIVVWRERLTDISWFMRIVNEFIARKANAEDKCTGSFWESRFKSQALLDERALLSCMAYVDLNPVRAKMAATPEVSEHTAVRKRIHLLQTSQAEPRYLESFVGTKQDSIGIPFKLKEYIELVDWTGRVIRQDKRGAISEELPPILGRLNLPIDSWQILTTQFERQFRNWVGSEHIVKQACSNQGYKRVPSARHQRHLLPT